A DNA window from Sediminitomix flava contains the following coding sequences:
- a CDS encoding 2Fe-2S iron-sulfur cluster-binding protein: MPHITITNLHNKVIKFKGNQETTILQILQASDIDWMHACGGKGRCTSCKAVIEEGSSNIAPPTLFEQKMKDIRRLNDDERLCCQAIAEGNIEIKVPEDFKFPHVEYSD; encoded by the coding sequence ATGCCACATATAACCATTACGAATCTCCACAATAAAGTTATAAAATTTAAGGGAAATCAAGAGACTACTATACTTCAAATCCTTCAAGCATCCGATATAGACTGGATGCATGCTTGTGGCGGCAAAGGACGTTGTACATCATGTAAGGCGGTCATCGAGGAAGGCTCGAGCAACATTGCTCCTCCTACACTTTTTGAACAAAAGATGAAAGACATCCGAAGACTCAATGATGATGAAAGACTATGTTGTCAGGCCATCGCAGAAGGAAACATTGAGATTAAGGTTCCTGAAGACTTTAAATTTCCACATGTGGAGTACTCAGATTAA
- a CDS encoding SRPBCC family protein, whose product MLKKILFTVMAIAAVVVLVGYIFPQKVHVEVAHTFKADKTLVYDQIHDFKNWNNWSPWYQIDPNAKYEFSDRSIGAGAWMKWESDNKNIGNGQIDIIEESLGHDLVFEISMPEFDTKDRGEFILHEDAEGITVVWSMESDFGMNPIRRIIGSMMVEPQLEKSFTDGLNNIESYLENQRAITEVSK is encoded by the coding sequence ATGCTAAAAAAAATTCTTTTTACGGTTATGGCGATAGCTGCAGTCGTAGTCCTTGTTGGTTACATCTTCCCCCAAAAGGTTCATGTAGAAGTTGCTCACACGTTCAAAGCTGATAAAACGCTTGTTTACGACCAAATCCATGATTTCAAAAATTGGAATAACTGGTCGCCTTGGTATCAGATAGACCCAAATGCAAAATATGAGTTTTCTGATCGTTCGATAGGCGCAGGAGCTTGGATGAAATGGGAGAGTGACAATAAAAATATTGGCAACGGTCAGATTGATATCATTGAAGAAAGCTTAGGACATGATCTTGTGTTTGAGATCTCAATGCCTGAGTTTGATACCAAAGATCGTGGCGAGTTTATTCTTCATGAAGATGCTGAAGGAATTACTGTCGTATGGTCAATGGAGTCTGATTTTGGGATGAATCCAATCAGAAGGATCATTGGAAGTATGATGGTAGAACCACAATTGGAAAAGAGTTTTACAGATGGTCTAAATAATATCGAAAGCTACTTAGAAAATCAGCGTGCGATCACTGAGGTATCGAAGTAG